AATTCAGGGGTGACAGACCCCTCGTCTCCTCCAGGAGGCACACGGTGTACGCCAAATGCCTCTGGACGTTGcccaaaattatcgaattattgacAATCAAACAATCGATAATAATCGAATTATTTCTGCGGGAGTTCCTGAACCAAATGAGTGATTGGGGGTTGTTGGAGGGCTCGACGTGAACGAGGACACTTCCATTATTGCAATACTCGACGTAAAATCCTCCGATTTTCGCTGACAATCGATAGTTTCGATATATCGAAGATGAGtttcgattatcgattatcgcaggacaatcgattttttttatcgatgatTCCGGAGGGTTGGTAACACTTGTCGATTCGATTTCTCCACAAAAATCGGCgtccaaaaaatttaatccagAATTTCTCTCGGGTGTCGTGCACTTCGGAATATTTTCGAACAAATTCGGTCGATTTCGGATCATCATCTGGATCCACACGAACGAACAACTGCAGTTCCAGGGATTATCGCTCATTATAACCCTCAgatttcgattaatcgatatGATCGTGTCGAAGGTGTTCGCTGGGAGAGTCGAGAGAGAATTATTGTTCAGATAAATTTGTTCAAGTGAATTAAACGATTGAAACGCGTCGGCATCGATACTTTTAATCTTCGATGAGTCTAAATAAATCGACCTGACGTTCGGAAATCCGCTGAGAATTTCGGACGACAATTTCGATATAGTGTTTCCCCGCATCGATATCAATTGAACGTTCGATAATTTACGTCCACTCGTTATGTTTTTTAGGACTCCGACGTCATTTATCGATTCGTTCAACTCGATATTTTCCAATACGTCAGCGACGTTTTCGAGTAAATTGTAGTCCGCCTCGTCCACTGGGCAGTTGCGAATCGTCAAGCTTGCCAAACTGCCAAAGCCTTGAAACATGTGTTTCCGTAATTTCTTGACACCTGTATTTATCATCGCGAGACGTTTAGTGGCTTCAAATGCTGATGAAAATGCGTTACTCTCGATATTAGTGAAGCCACAGTCTTCAAAAGTCAAGTCAATGACGGAATATTGTGTTGTGAGCCAATGGGAGTTCAATTTTCCACCGGAAAAACTGCAATTTTTCAGCCTCAGAGAGGAAATTTGAGTCTCGTGTGGGCACTGCACctgtaaaaaattgattttgggAGTAATTTTTGGTCTTTCTCGTTCAAGAATTGGCAACGGCCTTTCCTCGAACTTGAAGAAGAGAAAATCACTAGGGGAAATTGCATTCATGACTAGTGATCTAGGGAATTTAGTCGCGAGGCGTTGTCCAACGTCACGTGATTAAATCCCTAGGACCCTCGTCCTGAAATATACGATTTTATGTTTTTGCTTTCGAATGGAAGAATATtaatgatgatttattttgatttgCTAATTTTTAGTGGAAATGTTTGAACGTGTGAACTACTTTCGAAAAATCATGGTTTTAAAAATAGTCTGTATGTGTGTGCAGACTTGTGGTCATTTGTCTAGAACTGTCCTCATTACTCGAAAACGATGGTCGCAACGACGCGGAAATTTCGCCTGGCAATTAGTGCCTTCATTAGTGAAATTTTGAGATTAAATTCAGATTCATTCGCTGAGCGGTTCCGGAAATAAAGCGATTTCTCaaaaatcgtttttcgccgatgTCTCTTTAATCGTTTGACcgattccattattttttttaatactcgtCGCGACGACGCCTACACAACTGAGTAGAGAGAAGACTATTTCACCTGCCGTAAGTCAGTTTCATTctcgtttttaaatttttttcttaaaattgTTTGTGTGTGCCAtaacttaaaaaataatggagctgaaaatttgaaatttcgtaCGCTTTTAGGTCTCATCTTAACAAACTTTTATTGAAGATAAACGAAATCGATTccacttattttttttaatgttaattttaattttttaatgttcatcTTACTGTCGTCTATGTAGACCCAATCAAATATGAacatcctcccccccccctctattgaaaaattcagagatatcctcattttcctatttttcagttaaaatttacttttcgatattttaacACGTGGCTAAACGTCGGGGCGAACATCTAAACCAACGAACAGCAGTTTAAATTCTCAACTTATACTCATTCATTAAATACTAGACCAATACCCctagtattttatttatctataatttgtttattaatgtCATAGTTTAAGAGAACATGAATTTGATCGAATCTCCCATTCGGAAGCTCCctatcaattaaattcataggacctaaaataaaaaaaaaatatagccatacaaaaatgtttatgggacattcaaaattattatttacgtGAAAAGTGGAGGATATAAATCCGGATACGATTACTCCGACGTCTCTCCCTTCGGGAATATCCCGGCAAGTGATCCCTCTGCATTCCCGAACGTCACAATAATCCGACAAATTCCCAAACTCCGAATTCAGGGAGCCATAAAATTCCGGGATTGACTCGTTCATCTGTTCCCATTCGTCGCTGAAATTGtcagatttttgaaaatttatttcactgaaatttgTGGAAACGCGACTGACAAAACCCTCGATAATTCCCATGACTGCAACCACTGCTGTTACTGgcaatttcattttcttgCCTAATAGAatgtaaatggaaaataattattgttattacgtTTCGGAAAGAATGTTAAGGCCAACTGAACAATTGTAATCAATAGTGGGACTTACTCATTCTACATATGCATTTGGCAACAGTTTTGTTATTAAAACTCGTGCATTTTACATTCACGGGATTTCATATCAGCACGAAGTGCAGAAACTACTGCATTtggtatatgtataatcgtgGTCAGGGTGTGCCACATGTTTCGATGAGTGTTATCTTGTCTTTTTGAATACGCAagggattaattatttttttttaatttacgatAAGAATTGATGAATAATCCATTGCATAACGATTCGCGTCTAGAACCCGAAGGTTTTCCATTGGTTTCTAGGTTTAAATCCATCCTTCTAtggtatgaaaaaatttaaatgataCAGTGATTAGAAAGGCGATTAAATAAGCTTCAAAATGGTGCCCAACACATGTAAttctaatgatttttcattgacttaTGAGAgttttacacaaaaaaaaaataactgttCGCGTCCTtaatgaagtttttttttatttttaggaaCAAATCTATCTTCCCatgttgtgaaaaaattcaaatgatacAGTGATTCGAAAGGTCATTGAATAAGCTTCAAAATGGCGCCTAGGGCGTCTAATTCcgatcatttttcattgacttATGAGACTTTTAAACGAAAAATCAATTCTGAGGTTCCACTATCTAACGATTCGTGTTCTTaacgaagttttttttttatttttcgggtCAAATCCATCTTTTCATGgcataaaaaattcacatgaTGTAGTGATTGGAAAGCTCATTAAATAAGCTTCAAAATGACACCTAGGGCGTGTCATtctgatgatttttaattgactcaTGAGAGTTTGAAACTAAAAACCAATTTTCAAGTTTCATTTGAATCAGTCACTTTCGTCTGATTTTCCGAACCTTTTCGTAAACTCTGTCGATATATTTCTAGACCATTTTGAATTGTGTTAATAGTTTTTCAAAATGATGGATGATAAatccaatttcattgaattacgATCGAATTATCGTagaatatttccatttttatggtCACTCCGGCTCCAAAATTCACCTTTTTTGATAGTTATTGAGATTTATGAGGCGATCAGTGGCGATATACCATATATCAGTTACAAAATATCctcgatatttttaaatttatattatgtattcattccattttaataacaaaaaaaatgtaattttattgaataaaatcctcatttttttccccttaaaaaactcgaaaataattttttttcgagtattaattggaaaataattaatattactTTCCAATCAATACTCGGAACATAGTATGAGTTAGAAAAAGGAACGTTTTGATTcccaaaaacatttaaaaagcTCATACTCCATCgcctgataataaaaaaacaaaattgatcaGTAGaaaagggataaaaaaattattttaaacaacaaaacaatcgtttctaatatttattaatcacGTCTCCTGGAAGTAAGTATTCACCATAACAATAATCATAGTTACAACTGTTATAATCccataaatttcgaaaatttataaataatcatgAATACATATAGATTCTCTTCGAGGAACTAGTGTTTCCAACTAATTATAAATATCTTCGATCTGAAAAATTGGagtaattgatatttttttcattctctaacGTTTCTACGATGTAATTTCGTCAAATTACGAGAAAAATGTTGTTATAACTTCATATAATATATTGTTTATAGACATATAATAGGTATGAACCACAAATGCACGATTTTTCACCCTCTGAATGTATAATATTGTTTACACAATAGTTTTAAATATTCGATACAATTTATCGCTTCACAATAAAttcgtaaaaataatgaaaatttatttctacgTCCAATTGTCGTTACAAACGCGTGAATCGTGCGATTGCGATATTCGCGTGATATCTGCTgaactattttttcatttaccatCTAAAAAAACgtacatatatatttatatatattatgtatatATTTTCTCGTCTCCCTCGACAGTGGGATAATGGAAGAATGGAAAACTcgagattaatatttttttttttcgctagttttttcgttttatttatGGGACAGGTGAGGAGGTGAGGGGTGAGGATTATCAACATTAAAAATACCGACGAGTTTTTGTAAATCGCCTCCAGAATATCTAAATATTTATCAGTGTAGGTCAGGGGAGGTTATCCATtcgtatcattttttttcgttgatagCTGTTAGCCACCTGTACAAAAATACACGTTCACTAATTTAATTAGTCTTTTATTGATTAGATAACAGGCGCACGTCCAGCTACGACGTCACCAGCAAGTCGATATGTCTCAACGTGAttaacttgaaataaaaaaaactcaggGGGATGTTAACGTACTATTACTCTAGTCTCGTTAAtgacagaaattttttgtcCAAAGTCTTTctcgaaattaattatcaattcgaTTGTGTCGTGTGTCGTGTGCTGTGATTTTACAAATTTAATTCGATCCTTAATTCATAGCCGATGAATAGTTACCCCAATTGTCGTAAAGTATGCGTTAAATAACTTTTAAAATTGTTGACAACCCCTCGATGGGAGAGACACGtttttttaactaaaaaaaattctatcgtcgcttaaatgattaaaaaaatatttttgaactgACTGGAGGGGAAAGCGATGATATACTTTTTACGTATTCTATATTAATATATAGGGCCATTATAGAATGGTATTTAGTATATCATCGCAAAGGgaaagtcgattatttttcctccactGAAAATTACGAAGAAAATTTCTCCTGACTCGAGTGAATTTTTATGTCGATCGTTAACTAATCGGCGAACCCCTTTCCCTTatccataaataattattaaaataataggaataataataatatatggACATGCGTGATAGTCTAGTCTATTACAATGGCGCCTATTCCATcctcaacaataatttttttcttctaataTAAACATG
The window above is part of the Diachasmimorpha longicaudata isolate KC_UGA_2023 chromosome 9, iyDiaLong2, whole genome shotgun sequence genome. Proteins encoded here:
- the LOC135165719 gene encoding uncharacterized protein LOC135165719, which produces MSKKMKLPVTAVVAVMGIIEGFVSRVSTNFSEINFQKSDNFSDEWEQMNESIPEFYGSLNSEFGNLSDYCDVRECRGITCRDIPEGRDVGVIVSGFISSTFHVQCPHETQISSLRLKNCSFSGGKLNSHWLTTQYSVIDLTFEDCGFTNIESNAFSSAFEATKRLAMINTGVKKLRKHMFQGFGSLASLTIRNCPVDEADYNLLENVADVLENIELNESINDVGVLKNITSGRKLSNVQLISMRGNTISKLSSEILSGFPNVRSIYLDSSKIKSIDADAFQSFNSLEQIYLNNNSLSTLPANTFDTIISINRNLRVIMSDNPWNCSCSFVWIQMMIRNRPNLFENIPKCTTPERNSGLNFLDADFCGEIESTSVTNPPESSIKKIDCPAIIDNRNSSSIYRNYRLSAKIGGFYVEYCNNGSVLVHVEPSNNPQSLIWFRNSRRNNSIIIDCLIVNNSIILGNVQRHLAYTVCLLEETRGLSPLNCLAMTPGLAVKRGWLGVDDKPAAIVIVLAITSLAFVIGGVFSFLIVLKNPHLIRGSHRVIMVKRGRVDAMILPKGVLWHEVDKEKGSSDGGKFENNLRSEYLTPISRSRSLIFQGNYYDTIKKSFSRERRGGIQPQAPVERGWKAQNSESYDVPPPLPPYPRREREFSTNFP